Genomic window (Hyalangium minutum):
TACGAGGATCTGCCCACGGGGGCGGGGGCGAAGGTGCGCGAGTTCCTGCGGATGATCGAGCGCTACCGGGGGCTGTTCGAGGGCGGGAACCTGGCGCACGTGACGCGCAACCTGCTGGAGGAGATCGGCTTCAAGGAGGCGGCGCGGGCGAAGGCGGTGTCGGTGAGCTCGGGGGACAAGAAGGTGAAGTCGGTGGAGCAGGTGCTCACCTCGCTGGAGAACTTCGAGAAGCGCGAGGGCCCCAAGGCGAGCCTGCTCACCTACCTGAACCGGCTGAGCCTGGACACGCGGCAGGAGGAGGACGAGGACGAACTCCCGGGCGGAAACCGGCGGGTGACGCTGATGACGGTACACTCCTCGAAGGGGCTTGAGTACCGGCTGGTCTTCTTCATTGGGATGGAGGAGGACCTGATGCCGCACAAGGGCATGCAGGGTGAGCCCCAGAACCTGGAGGAGGAGCGCCGGCTCTGCTACGTGGGCATCACCCGGGCGAAGGAGCATCTGTACCTGACGCGTGCGGCCATCCGGGTGAAGCGGGGGAAGGACGTGCCGTGTACACCCTCGCGGTTCCTGGAGGACCTGCCCCCGGAGACGGTGGAGCTGATCGACCTGGAGGCCCCTCGGACGGGGGCTCCCACGGTGGAAGAGAAGAACTTCTTCGCCAACCTGAAAGAGCGCTTCAAGGCCAAGGGACCAGGCGGGGGCCCGGCTCCTGGAACTCCTGGGGGACCCCGGGGAAGCTGATCCGTGGGGTTTGTGGCCCCGGGGCGCGGCACGGTCTTGACTTACCCCCCGGAGCCTCCTAAGAGGGTCGGCCTTTCCGGGCTGAACCCTGGAGTATTCAGGGCAGACCCGTGGTTGGTTCGACTATGTCAGGCGGCTCGCGCAGGCGGGCGCCGCAGCAGAGTTTTGGAGTGCACACAATGTCGCAGAGTACGTACAGCGCGAAAGCAGGGGACATCAAGCGCGAGTGGCACCTGGTGGATGTCTCGGACAAGGTCCTGGGCCGCGCCGCTAGCCAGATCGCCACGCTGCTGAAGGGCAAGCACAAGCCGACGTACACCCCGTCCATCGACACGGGGGACCACGTCGTCGTCATCAACGCCTCCAAGGTGAAGGTGACGGGGACGAAGGAGAAGGACAAGATGTACTACCGCCACCCGCGGGCCGGTTTCCCGGGTGCGCTGAAGATCACCAACCTCGAGAAGCTGCGTTCGCGGCACCCTGAGGACATCATCATCAACGCCGTGCGCCGCATGCTTCCGCGCAACGCGCTGGGCCGCCAGATGATGACGAAGCTCAAGGTCTACGCAGGCGACACCCACCCCCACGCCGCGCAGAAGCCTGCCGCGCGCGAGGTCGAGGCGTAAACCCTTCTCCCCCTTTCTGAAGAGAGCAGAACCCCATGCCTATCAATCCTGAGAATGGTTTCTACGCCACCGGCCGCCGCAAGGAGGCCACCGCCCGCGTGTGGCTGAAGGCCGGTGACGGCTCCGTGACGATCAACGGCCGCGACATCAACAACTACTTCGGCCGCGAGACCTCCAAGATGGTGCTGTTCCAGCCGCTGGAGATCCTCGAGCAGAAGGGCAAGATCGACCTGACCGTGAACGTGAAGGGCGGCGGTCTGTCGGGCCAGGCGGGCGCCATCCGCCACGGCATCGCCCGCGCGCTGTGCGCCTTCAACCCGGAGTTCCGTCCGATGCTGAAGAAGGCCGGCTTCCTGACCCGCGATGCTCGCGCGGTCGAGCGCAAGAAGTACGGTCAGCCGGGCGCGCGCCGCCGGTTCCAGTTCTCCAAGCGCTAGCCTGTCTGCTCCTCAGTGGAGCAACCCACGGCGGGGGTTCCCTTCAGGGAGCCTCCGCCGTTGTCTTTTGTGCCGAGGGGGGATCTTCGCCCTGCGTTGGGGCGGTGCTAGCATTCGGGCCTGACCATGGAACTCAACGAGATTCTTCAGATCGCACTTCGAGGCGGCGCCTCGGATATTCACTTGAAGGCCGGACTTCCGCCCATGTTCCGCGTGGATGGCTCCCTCGTGCCTCTGAAGGACGGCAAGCGTCTGCCGCCGGAGGAAGTGGCGCGCATGGCGTTCGGCATCATGAACGAGTTCCAGAAGGAGAAGTTCAAGGCCAGCAACGAAGTGGACCTGGCGTACGGAGTTCCGGGCCTGGGCCGCTTCCGCGTGAACATCTTCCAGCAGCGCGGCACCATCGGCGCCGTGCTCCGCGTCATCCCCTTCAAGGTGATGACCATCAAGGACCTGCTGCTGCCGCCCATCCTCGAGAAGATTGTGGGTGAGGAGCGCGGTCTCGTCCTCGTCACGGGGACGACGGGTTCGGGTAAGTCCACGACGCTCGCGGCGATGATCGATCACATCAACGCGAACGAGACCAACCACATCATGACGGTGGAGGACCCGATCGAGTTCCTCATCCGCGACAAGCGCTCGATCATCAACCAGCGCGAGGTGGGTGTGGACACGCTGTCGTTCTCGCAGGCGCTGAAGAGCGCGCTGCGCCAGGACCCGGACGTCATTCTCGTGGGCGAAATGCGTGACTACGAGACCATTGAAACGGCGCTCCACGCGGCGGAAACGGGCCACTTGGTGATGTCGACGCTGCACACGCTGGACGCGACGGAGACGATCAACCGCATCGTGTCGGCGTTCCCTCCGCACCAGCAGAAGCAGGTGCGCTTGCAGCTGGCGTCGGTGCTCAAGGCGGTGGTGAGCCAGCGTCTGATTCCGCGCGCGGACGGCAAGGGCCGTGTGGCGGCGGTGGAAGTGCTGCGCGTGACGGCGCGCGTGCGCGAGCTCATCGAGGACAAGGACCGCACGAAGGAGATCCACGACGCGATTGCGCAGGGCTTCGACACGTACGGGATGCAGACGTTCGACCAGTCGCTGATGGGGCTGGTGCGCAACGGGCTGGTGTCCTACGAGGAGGCGCACCGGCAGGCGACGAACCCGGACGACTTCGCGCTGCGGTTCTCGGGCATCAGCGGGACGGCGGACTCGAAGTGGGACAACTTCGACGGCAAGGCGGGCGAGTCCCGTCCGGTGCCGGGCACGGCGCAGTTCGCGCAGAAGGGCCAGCCGGGTGCCGGCGCGGCTCCGGCGGCGGGAGCGCGGCCGGGAGTGCCGGCGACTCCGGCTCCGGGTGGAGCGCGTCCTCCGCCTCCTCCGCCTCAGGCGGCGGGTGGAGCGGCTCGTCCTCCGGCCGCGGGTGGAGCGCGTCCTCCGCCTCCGCCTCCGGGCGCGGGCGGTGACGACGACTTCAGCATCGAGCGGTTCTGAGCCGTGAGAGCAGTGCCCGCCCTTACGCGTCAGGGCGGGGTGGCGGCGGTGGCCCTCCCAGAACGGTCGAGGGCCCCAGCTGCCAAAGCTTCGAGCCAAAACAAGCCATCGAATAGGTTTGCCAGCTTAAGTGGCAAACCTTGAAAAAGCGGCCGAAGTTTGAGACTTCCGCGTGCGGCGCTTTCCACGCCATGTGAAGGAGCACCGCATGCGGAGACTGACTGGCCTTGTCCCCTGGAGTTGTCTGACCCTCTCATTCGCCTCGGTGTTGGCGCTGAGCCAGGGCTGCAACCCGGTGACAGAGGATGAACTGCAGGACTCGGCTTCGCTCGAGGCCCCCACGGGAGAAGTGGCGCAGCAGGTGGCGGTGCCGGGCTTCGCGGAGCTGCACCACCACATGTTCGCGGAGGAGGCCTTTGGCGGCGGCTGGTTCCACGGCAGCCACACCGGCACGTTGGTGAGCTGCGACGGTGGCGCGCCCGAGAGTGATCATGCGCGCGTCCGCATGGACCTGAGCAACATGCTCAACCTCTGCCCCAACTCGGGGAGCGTGAACCTGAGCGGCGTGCCCATCCTCTCGGCGTTCTTTGGGGTGGGCGGTGCGGCGGCCTCGGAGTTCATCGGGAAGATCGAGGGCACGGAGGGCGACACGGGCCTGCACCTGGGGCGCATGAACGTGCCGAACGAGTGGCCGCGCTGGGACACGATCGCGCACCAGCAGGCGTGGGAGGGCTCGCTGCAGAAGGCGTATCAGGGGGGCCTGTCGCTGGTGACCATCTCCCTGGTGAGCAACGAGTTCCTCTGCAAGGCGCTGCCGTACCAGAACCTCAAGCGTCCGTGTGACGAGATGGTGGACGTGGACGTGCAGCTGCAGATGGCGCGGGACTTCGACGCGCGGACGTCGTGGGCGGAGATTGCGCTGTCTCCGGCGCATGCGCGGCAGATCATCGCGTCGGGCAAGCTGGCGATGGTGCTGTCCATCGAGTCGAGCAAGCTGTTCGGGACGAAGGACTGGCGAGCGGAGCTGAGCCGGGTGTACTCGCTGGGGGTGCGCTCGTTGCAGCCGGTGCACCAGCTGGACAACCGGTTTGGCGGGGCGGCGCCGCACAACGCCATCTTCCAGGCGGCGCAGTTCCTGGAGAACTGCCACATCGACACGGACTGCGGGCTGACGGGGAACGGCTTCACGCTGGGGTTCGACGTGGACTCGAGCTGCCGCAACGTGAAGGGACTGACGGCGGATGGGAAGTCGCTGGTGCAGGAGATGATGGCGCGCGGCATGCTCATCGACGTGGCGCACATGTCCGAGCGGAGCGTGCAGGACACGTTCGTGCTGTCGCAGGCAAACACGTACTACCCGCTGTACATCTCGCACGGGCACTTCCGGGAGGTGATGAACCCGGAACTGGCGGCGACGGAGAAGACGACGCCGTCGTGGGTGGTGAAGTACCTGCGGCAGACGGGCGGCATGTTCGGTCTGCGCACGGCGCATGACGAGACGCGGACGTACACGAAGACGACGGTGGCGAACAGCTGCCACGGGTCGACGCGCTCGCTGGCGCAGGCGTACGAGTACGGCCGCCAGGGCCTGAAGGTGCCGATGGGGTTTGGCGCGGACCTGAACGGGTTCATCCAGCAGGTGCGGCCGCGGTTCGGGAACTACGGGGCATGCTCGGCGGGGTTCCGTGCGGAGGCGGACGCGCAGATGAACCAGCAGCGGCAGACGGGTCCGGCGCGGCTGGGGACGGACTTCGACGTGTACGGCCTGGCGCATGTGGGGCTGCTGCCGGACGTGGTGAGGGACCTGAAGAACCTGGGGGTGAACACGACGGGGCTGGAGGGCTCGGCGGAGAAGTTCATCCAGATGTGGGAGCGTGCGAACAGCGCGCGCACGGGGATGGCGGATGCGGCGCTGGACATCGACACGAGCGGAGTGGCGGCGTACGTGCCGAAGGCGACGCGCGAGGCGCAGTACCCGATGACGTGTGGCAAGTCTTACGCGCCGAACTCGAAGCTGATCGGAGACACGTGCCGCTTCAACGCGGAGTGCGTGAGCGGGGCGTGCAACGCCATTGATGGCTGCAGCGGGCTGAACGGCACGTGCATCTGCGACGGGGACAACGATTGCACGACGACGCAGTACTGCGGCTGGGGCTTGAACGCAGGCACCTGCCAGAACAAGAAGGCGCGAGGCGCGCTGTGCTCCGCGGGCCGCGAGTGCCTCTCGGGCAAGTGCAGTTGGCTGATGTGCACCTGAGCTGATGCCTCAAGGGCGGCGGGTTCGATTCCCGCCGCGGAGAGAGAGTTCATCTCTGTCTTCAGCGAGACACGGCGCCCCGGCGCTGACCGCGCCGGAGAGCCGTGCGTTTCAGGGATGCAGCAGCGGGACACCTGGGCGATCAGTTCGCCCGGGACTCGGTCTGCTGGGTCGCCGGCTTCGCAGTGCTGCAGAGCCGCGAGGACTCATCGCCCTGCCGGGAGGCCTGCTCGTCCTCAGTGGCCGGGGATTCGCAAAAGCACGTGGTCGTCCAGTTCCCGAAGGAGGTGCACTCCTGGTAACAGTTCGGGTCCGTGGTCCGCGGGCACTGGCGGATGTCCCCCGGGGTGCAGTTGGAAAGCAGATTCTCCGCCAGCGCCGCCGCAGGCGAGAGCACCATTGCCATGAAGAGACCTGTCATTGCCTTCTTGAACATATTCGCTCCTTGTCGATACACGGCCGGGATTGGCCGTGGTGCTTCTTCATTCGATGTCTGTTTTCAGTAGCAGCAGTACTGGCACTCGTTGAAGCTGTCGCAGTCCAGGATGCACTCCGGATCGCCATTGCAGGCCTCCTTGCACGCATTGATCTTGGCGTAGCAGCGGCTGCACGGCTGGGGGAAACAGGCGGGAATTTCCTCGGAGGGGGCCTGCTGGGGCAGGGACACCAGCTGCTGGCTGGCGGTGGAGGCATCCGAGGGCACCGGGTTCACCCTGGCTGAAGAGGTGTCACCGGCGTAGGACACACCGATAGAGAGGGTCATCGCGACCATGAGCAGCATGCGCTTCATTTTCGACTCCGTCTTGTAATGGGATGGAGCTGCAACTCAATTCTTCACTGCCGCAAGGAATTGCACTTGCACAGGGATGGGTGACGGGCTTCCGTCACTGGGGGCCCTGCTCCCCAAAGGCTCACTGCGGGCGTGTCAACACCACTCCCTCTGGCGTCCAGCCTCTCCTCACGGCGGCCCAGGGAGTGTCCTGGCCGTCCAGCTGGAAGTTGACGAGGAATCCCCTGGCTACGAGCTGCTCGGGCCCCCAGCCGCTCTCGCCACGTTTTCGATAGACGATGTGCTCGAAGTTGTAGGGCCCACCCTGACGCTCCCAGGCAATCCAGGGAGCGCCATTCCGGTCCAGCGCGAGCCGCGGTGTGCCCGGAGGGGAGCTCCCCGTCAGTGCCTGTAAGGCCTCGGGCGGGGTCCACCCCGTGAGCCCGTCCCTCCGCGAGAAGTAGACCTCGTGGCTTCGGAGGTCCTGAGACACCTCGGACCAGGCGACGAGAGGCTTTGAGTCTTTCAGCAGGAGAGCGATCTCCTTCGCGGACGAGCGGGAAGCTCTGTCTCCCACGAGCGGAGTGCCGACAGGCGCCCAGCCCTGGTTCTGGTACTCCCAGACAATGACCTGTGGCTGAGCTTCCCCTACCGGGATCTCGGACCAGGCCACCATCACCTGGTCGGCTTCGGTGGCAATTGCCGGAGAGGTCGCGGGGGTGTCTCGTTCCGGGTTGGCCTCGAGAGGTCCACCGAAGGTGTTCCAGCCGGTGAGCTCCCATCGGGCCACGTGGATGACTTCCTCATCCGACCACGCAAGGATTGGATCGCCGTCGGTCTCGAGCGTCATGGAAAGCCCGGAGACCTCTCCCCCCTTCGAGGGGCTCGGAGTGCCCAGGGACTGCCAGCCCGTTCCGTCGAAACGCTTCACGTAGATGAAGGAAGGAAGAGTTCCTTCCACCCAGGCCAGGACGATCCGGCCGGCCCTGTCCATGGCAACCCTGGGCGAGATGGCCGCACGGATGCGCTCTTCCTCCGACCGAGGCATCGGCAGGGGCTCCCAGCCCTCTTTTGTCCAGCGCGCGACCACGAGGAGCGGTCGCTCCCTCAGGGCCTCGGTCTCGGTCCAGGCCAGCACTCGCCCTGTCCTCCCAGGGTCGGAGGCGAAATCCGCCTCCTGAATGGTCGCCTCGCTGGGGGCAGGACCCGTGCGGGTGAAGGGCCACCAGGTGACGCTCTGCGGGAACTGCTCGTCGGCCCGGAGCGGGTTCCCCGCCAGATCGGTGAGCATGGGGGGAGCCAGCTCGGCGGTCAGGGTCACCGGGGGCTTCAGGGGGAGGTCGGGGATGAGCCGGAGACGAAGCCCGTTCTCGACGAGCGTCAACTGGCAGGGCACCGGCGTGCCGTTCTCGTCACGCACCCAGGCGGAGGTGCTCTGGAGCGAGCGCGGATCCATGGGCTCCGAGAAGAGGAACTCCAGTGGCTCGTTCCCCGAAGGGAAGCGTGTCTGGGGATTCA
Coding sequences:
- a CDS encoding type IV pilus twitching motility protein PilT, whose product is MELNEILQIALRGGASDIHLKAGLPPMFRVDGSLVPLKDGKRLPPEEVARMAFGIMNEFQKEKFKASNEVDLAYGVPGLGRFRVNIFQQRGTIGAVLRVIPFKVMTIKDLLLPPILEKIVGEERGLVLVTGTTGSGKSTTLAAMIDHINANETNHIMTVEDPIEFLIRDKRSIINQREVGVDTLSFSQALKSALRQDPDVILVGEMRDYETIETALHAAETGHLVMSTLHTLDATETINRIVSAFPPHQQKQVRLQLASVLKAVVSQRLIPRADGKGRVAAVEVLRVTARVRELIEDKDRTKEIHDAIAQGFDTYGMQTFDQSLMGLVRNGLVSYEEAHRQATNPDDFALRFSGISGTADSKWDNFDGKAGESRPVPGTAQFAQKGQPGAGAAPAAGARPGVPATPAPGGARPPPPPPQAAGGAARPPAAGGARPPPPPPGAGGDDDFSIERF
- the rpsI gene encoding 30S ribosomal protein S9, with protein sequence MPINPENGFYATGRRKEATARVWLKAGDGSVTINGRDINNYFGRETSKMVLFQPLEILEQKGKIDLTVNVKGGGLSGQAGAIRHGIARALCAFNPEFRPMLKKAGFLTRDARAVERKKYGQPGARRRFQFSKR
- a CDS encoding membrane dipeptidase translates to MRRLTGLVPWSCLTLSFASVLALSQGCNPVTEDELQDSASLEAPTGEVAQQVAVPGFAELHHHMFAEEAFGGGWFHGSHTGTLVSCDGGAPESDHARVRMDLSNMLNLCPNSGSVNLSGVPILSAFFGVGGAAASEFIGKIEGTEGDTGLHLGRMNVPNEWPRWDTIAHQQAWEGSLQKAYQGGLSLVTISLVSNEFLCKALPYQNLKRPCDEMVDVDVQLQMARDFDARTSWAEIALSPAHARQIIASGKLAMVLSIESSKLFGTKDWRAELSRVYSLGVRSLQPVHQLDNRFGGAAPHNAIFQAAQFLENCHIDTDCGLTGNGFTLGFDVDSSCRNVKGLTADGKSLVQEMMARGMLIDVAHMSERSVQDTFVLSQANTYYPLYISHGHFREVMNPELAATEKTTPSWVVKYLRQTGGMFGLRTAHDETRTYTKTTVANSCHGSTRSLAQAYEYGRQGLKVPMGFGADLNGFIQQVRPRFGNYGACSAGFRAEADAQMNQQRQTGPARLGTDFDVYGLAHVGLLPDVVRDLKNLGVNTTGLEGSAEKFIQMWERANSARTGMADAALDIDTSGVAAYVPKATREAQYPMTCGKSYAPNSKLIGDTCRFNAECVSGACNAIDGCSGLNGTCICDGDNDCTTTQYCGWGLNAGTCQNKKARGALCSAGRECLSGKCSWLMCT
- the rplM gene encoding 50S ribosomal protein L13, encoding MSQSTYSAKAGDIKREWHLVDVSDKVLGRAASQIATLLKGKHKPTYTPSIDTGDHVVVINASKVKVTGTKEKDKMYYRHPRAGFPGALKITNLEKLRSRHPEDIIINAVRRMLPRNALGRQMMTKLKVYAGDTHPHAAQKPAAREVEA
- a CDS encoding Ig-like domain-containing protein codes for the protein MKRPQTPCPAPARRRAPLLLGGTLALLACDPLREYLELEKPPPEPPVLTVTLDSTAPRFCRAGESVLLSATVEGGTPDEVSLFLDGSHVVTLSEPYRFTLDCTTSPEGTFSFVMKARLETRSFESPPMSVTVDRTAPAVLGLNPQTRFPSGNEPLEFLFSEPMDPRSLQSTSAWVRDENGTPVPCQLTLVENGLRLRLIPDLPLKPPVTLTAELAPPMLTDLAGNPLRADEQFPQSVTWWPFTRTGPAPSEATIQEADFASDPGRTGRVLAWTETEALRERPLLVVARWTKEGWEPLPMPRSEEERIRAAISPRVAMDRAGRIVLAWVEGTLPSFIYVKRFDGTGWQSLGTPSPSKGGEVSGLSMTLETDGDPILAWSDEEVIHVARWELTGWNTFGGPLEANPERDTPATSPAIATEADQVMVAWSEIPVGEAQPQVIVWEYQNQGWAPVGTPLVGDRASRSSAKEIALLLKDSKPLVAWSEVSQDLRSHEVYFSRRDGLTGWTPPEALQALTGSSPPGTPRLALDRNGAPWIAWERQGGPYNFEHIVYRKRGESGWGPEQLVARGFLVNFQLDGQDTPWAAVRRGWTPEGVVLTRPQ